The sequence below is a genomic window from Opitutia bacterium.
AATTCCTCGCGTTCGATCGCGCCACCTCGCAGCACCACGCGTGGGTCTACCCGCGCTGGAACGACCAGATCCAATACCTCACCGAAGCCTACACCGGTTACGAACACCTGCGCGAAGTCGGTGTCGCGCGCGGCCTGTGGGACGCGCTCGTCAACCCGTCTGCCCAAGGCACGCTTCATGACTTCGGCGCGATCACCATTTTCCTCTTCGCCGGCCCGTCGCGCAGCGCCGCACTCGCCTTGAACATGCTGGCGTTCGTCGCGTGGCAAGCTGCCCTTGCGCTCGCCGTGTGGCGTCGTTCGCGCTCGCTCGCGTTCACGGTGCTCGCCGCCGCACTGCCGCTCGCGCTGGCGGGACCGTGGCTCGTGCGACCGGGCACCGCGATCGACTTCCGCCTCGACCATCTCGCGGTGTGCGCCTTTGGCGTGCTCAGCGCGGCGCTGCTAGCGAGCGACGGCTTCCGTTCGCGCCGCGGGTCGCTCGCCTTCGGCGCCGCCTGCGCGCTGGCCCTGCTCACGCGGTTTCTTACGGGCACGTATCTCGTGCTCGTCTTCGTCGGGCTGTTCGTCTGGCTGGTGCGCCAGCCGGATCGCCGCACGCGGCTCGCCCATCTGCTCTTCTCCGCCGCCCTCGCAGCCGCGCTCGCCGCACCGATCTTCTGGATCAACCGCGACTGGGTCTGGAACTACTACGTCGTCGGCCACTTCATCGGCCCCGAAAGCGCGCTGCGCTCGCCGCACCTCGGTCTCCTTGATTCCGTGCGGTTCGTCTTCGGCCATTGGGCGGACTGGCACGCGCGCGCCAGCTTCGGTCTCGCCGCGCTGGGACTCGCGGCTTTCGCCGCCGCGGTGCGCCTGCTGCCGCGCAAAGCCGACGCCGCGCCCGCCGCCATCGCGCGCGAGTGGCTCGGGCTGGGTGCCCTCCTCTTCTTCGCGCCCGCGGTCGTGCTCGTTTTCCATTCTCAAAAATCGGAAGTCGTGCTCGGCATCCTGAACCCCGGTGCCGTGCTCGCACTGCTCGGTCTCGTGCGCTGGGCCGCCCCCGGCCCGCGCGCGCTGGCGGTCGCAGCGGGGGCCGCGCTGCTGTTTGGCGGCACCTCATTCATGCTCGCGCTGCGCGCCGGCGCCAACGATCCCGGCTTCGCCGCCGACGCACGCCGCGCGGCCACCATCGCCGACCAGCTCTACGAGGCCTCGCGCTGCGCCGGCCTCAATCGCCCCAATATCGCCACCGACGAAATCACCGATTACCTCGACGCACAGATCCTCCGCGTCGTCTGCTACGAGCGCCACCGCCGCTGGGTGCAGTTTGAAATGAAACTCCCGACTGGTATCGCCGCCGAGGCCGACGACGTCATCGTGCGACGCCTGCGCGAGAGCGATTTCGTCTTTCTGACCGAGAGCGGATCGCGCAGCCAATGGCCTTACGACGAGCAGATGCGACGCCTGCACCCGCAACTCACGGTGATCGCCGCGCGCGAGCTGGAACGCGCGGCCGACTACGAACTCTTCGGTCGCAAGGTCGTGCTCTACTGTCGCCGCGGCATCACGCTCGCCGCCCCGGCACAACAGCGTTGAGCACGCGGCGCGGTTCGCCTCCAATTTTCCTCCCATGAAAATCCTTCTCACGGGCTCCAGCTCCGGCATAGGCCGCGCTCTCGCCGAGCGCCTCGTCCAGCACGGCCACGAAGTCTGGGGCCTCGCCCGCTCGGCGCAGGAATCGATCGGGCCGAAGTTCCATGCCATCCGCTGCGACGTGGGCGAGTGGGCCCAGGTCGAGCGCGCGTGCGCCGAGGTGCACGCGCAGACCGCCTCGCTCGATGCCGTCATCGCCTGCGCGGGCGTGCAGGGCGAGATCGGCCCGGCGCTCAGCGCCGACCCGCTCGGGTGGAGCGCCACCGTGCGCGCGAATCTCGACGGCACGTTCTACACGCTGCGCGCCAGCCAGCCGCTCCTCGCCCGCACCGCGCGCCGCGCCAAAGTCGTGTGCTTCTCCGGCGGCGGCGCCACGAAGTCACGTCTCAATTTCTCCGCCTACGGCGTGGCCAAAACCGGCGTCGTCCGCCTGGTCGAAACCATCGCCGAGGAAATGCGCGGCCAGCCCTACGACATCAACGCCATCGCGCCGGGCGCCATCAACACTCGCCTCACCGACGAGGTCATCGCCAAGGGCCCCGCGATCGTCGGCGCGGCCGAATACGCCGCGGCGCTGAAGCAGAAGCAAACCGGCGGATCCTCGCTCGCCCGCGCGCTCGATCTCGTCGAATACCTGCTCTCCGAACAATCCGACGGCATCACCGGCCGCCTGCTCAGCGCACCATGGGACCCTTGGGAGACGCTGCACACGAAGGCCGTGGAACTCGCCGCGTCGGACATCTACACCTTGCGCCGCATCGTGCCGGAAGAGCGCGGCAAGAAGTTCTGAGGCGTCATTCGCCCACGCGCCGCGGCACCGCGCGACCCGCATTGCCGTCTTCACCCGAGCGGACTTCCTCGTGGTATTCCGCGTCGGTGTTGACGTTCCAGAGATTGAACGCGCCACCCTCGAGATTTTTCACGGCCAGCATCGCCGTCATCATCGAGTGGTCCTGGTTGTTGTATTTGTGCATGCCGTTGCGGCCGATCACCTGCAGGTTGGAAAACGGCGCGAGCGCAGCGCGGATCGCGTCGACGTTCGCCTGATAGCCAGGATCGTAAACCGGGTAAGCCTTCTCCACGCGCACCACACTGCCCTCGCGCACCTGCGCGGCGCGAGCGAGGCCGAGTTGCTCGAGTTCGCGTGTGCCGAGCGCAATGAGGTCGGCATCGCTCATCGACCACAGGCCGTCGCCCTCGAAACAGAAATACTCCAACCCGAGGCACGTCGTGCCTGCCCGACCGATCATCGCCTCGCTCCAGTTCTTGAAATTCTGGATGCGCCCCAGCTTCACGCCCGGTTCATGGATGTAGATCCAGTTGTCCGGAAACGGATTCTCGCCCTCAACCACGAGCGCCACGGTGAGAAAATCGCGATAGCTCAACGCCCGCGCCACCTGCTG
It includes:
- a CDS encoding SDR family oxidoreductase, giving the protein MKILLTGSSSGIGRALAERLVQHGHEVWGLARSAQESIGPKFHAIRCDVGEWAQVERACAEVHAQTASLDAVIACAGVQGEIGPALSADPLGWSATVRANLDGTFYTLRASQPLLARTARRAKVVCFSGGGATKSRLNFSAYGVAKTGVVRLVETIAEEMRGQPYDINAIAPGAINTRLTDEVIAKGPAIVGAAEYAAALKQKQTGGSSLARALDLVEYLLSEQSDGITGRLLSAPWDPWETLHTKAVELAASDIYTLRRIVPEERGKKF